The genomic region TATCGATGTTGTCTCCGAAGATATGCACTACTCCTTTTATAGCGTCCATAGCCATTCCTCCCTAAAGAATTTTGCGAGGATCGGTAATCCTGCCGCTGATCGCAGAAGCCGCTGCCGTAGCAGGAGAGGCAATGTAAATAGAAGCCTGCGTGCTTCCCATGCGTCCGGGGAAGTTTCTGCTCGAGGTAGATACGCAGACGTCTCCGGGAGCAAGGACGCCTTCGTGCGCACCAAGACAGGGACCGCATCCGGGGGTAACAAAAACAGCTCCAGCATCAATAAGGGTTTGGACGTAACCCAGCTTCAGGGCATCTTTAAACACCTTCTTGGAAGCGGGAATAACTATACAGCGAACGTTTTTAGCTACACTTTTGCCCTTCAAAATTTCCGACGCTACTTTGATGTCGTTCAACCTGCCGCCTGTACAGGTTCCTATGAACACTTGTGTTGCAGGTGTCCCCTCCACTTCCTCCACATTTGTTACGTTGTCGACACTTCCCGGTAAGGCTATCTGGGGTTTTAGGTCGCTTACGTCTATATGGTGTACTATCGAATAAGTAAAGCCTTCATCAGTGGTCAACACGTCGAAATCTTCTCTTTTTGTGCCCATTGCTTCCAAAAATCCGAACGTTATCTCATCGGGCTGTATATAAGCTGTCTTAGCGCCCATCTCCACAGACATGTTGCAGAGCACAAACCGCTCGTCCATCTCCATGGAGGATAAAGTTGAACCTGTGAACTCTATGGCTTGATAAATGGCAGCATCCTGTTTCAACTTCCCTAAAACATGGAGTATTACGTCCTTTGCCATGACTGGAAAAGGAGGTTTTCCATCGAGATTGATATTGACAATTGAAGGCACTTTAAACCAGAGTCTGCCCGTCAAGAGGATAATGGCCAAATCCGTGGCTCCAACACCGGTAGCAAAGGAGCCGAGAGCTCCAAGCGTCGTGGTATGTGAATCCGTCTCTATGACCACTTTCCCGGGACCCACCAAGCCGCTTTCGGCCAAGAGTTGATGACAAACACCTTCGCCTATGTCGTAAAGCATGTTTATTCCCATTTTTTCGCAAAATTCTCTCATCTGCTTCTGATTATCTGCTGCCTTTATGGTAGGGGGTGGGGAGTAGTGATCGAAGACAAAAGCCACCCTTTCAGGATGTGCAACTTTCTTTCCTCCCATTTCGTAAAAGGACTTTATTACTTGAAGATAAAGGTCGTTAACTTCCGCTAAATCTACTTCGGCCTCGACAATCTCGCCCGTCTTGACGCTACTTTTACCGGACGCCTTGGCTAACAGCTTTTCAAGCGCGTGCATGTAGATCATCCTCCTTCGCATGACCGTTTAATGGAACAAAAAATTGCAGCCCAAGTGATTGGGTAAACCGATAAATACGCTCCTGTGATATAAGAACGTGTTCATGGGCTCTTCTTTCGGCTTCAGCTGCATTTCCCTCTTCTATGGCATCGACGATCCCTGCATGTTCCATCCAGATTTCCTTGGGCCATTTTTCAAAGGGCATGGGTGCCTTTTCTCTTGGAAAGGAAGAGACATTGCGTTCATATAATCTAATGATCCCTTCATGTATCCTACACAAGACATCATTGTGCGAGGTTGCTACAACGATGGCATGAAAGATAGAATTCCACTTTTCGCCCAATAACGCCTTGTCAGACCTGTCTTCTTTAAAAAGCTCTTCAATTTTGAAAATGGTTTCTTTAAGCTTTTCTAAATCCGATTGTGTTCTTCTTTTCGCAGCAATTGCCGCTGCCTTGGGCTCAATTATCAATCTGGCTTCAAACACTTGGGGCAGGATATCGAGAGGCCAATCCACCAAAAAGGACAGCGGAAGCGAAATTTCGCTCCACGCCTTTTCTTTTATAAATATACCCTGTCGATCCCGAACCTCAATTATGCCGAAGGCCTCGAGCATCGCCAGGGCTTCTCTTATCAAAGGGCGTGTGACCTGAAACATATTTGCCAGCTCGCGCTCGCTCGGCAGTTTATTATCCCTGCCCAGCTTGTTTTCTTTTATCTGATCGTAAATACTAATTGCCAATTCTTTCCTCGTCATTTTCACACCTCAAAATCTGGTATTCCAAGGTAGTCCAACTGTTTTTTATATTTTGCCACGTATTTTTAGATCAGTCAAGTAATTGGAAGATATTACACCACTCTCTTTTCAGGAATTGCTAACATCTTCATATTTTCTCCCAAATAAAAGTAATCTTGAAAGTAAACACTAAAACTGCTTGACAATATCCCGGATAGAGGGTAAATTTTTAATGAAGTTAGGCTTATCTAATAAAGAGAGGCGATGCAAACTATGAGTCGTTTTGTATATCTAGATCACTCAGCAACGACGCCTGTGGACCAAAGAGTCGTGGAGGCGATGCTGCCCTTCTTCTCCATAGACTTCGGAAATCCAAACAGCCTTCATGCCTGGGGAAGAAAGGCAAGGCAGGCGGTCGACCAAGCAAGAGACGAAGTTTCCCGGCTGATCAATGCCGAACCCTCTGAGATCATATTTACAGGCGGAGGCAGCGAAGCCGATAATATAGCCATAAAGGGCGTTGCCTTCGCGAAAAAGGACAAGGGGCGCCACATAATAACCTCGGCGATAGAACATCACGCCGTATTGGACACTTGCAAATGGCTCGAAAAAGAAGGCTTCGACATAACCATCCTTCCCGTAGACGAATACGGCACAATAAGGCCCGAGGAATTGAGAAAAGCTATTCGGCCCGACACTATACTGGTTACTATTCACTTTGCAAACAACGAGATAGGAACGGTCCAACCAATCGAACAGTTGGGGAGCATATGCCGCGAGCAGGGCGTGCTGTTTCATACAGACGCAGTTCAAGCAGCGGGACACATCCCCGTAGATGTCAAAAAACTTCCAATAGATTTGATGACCATGGCGGCACATAAGATGTACGGTCCGAAAGGAGTCGGGGCCTTATATATCAAAAAGGGAGTTAAAATCGTTCCTCTGATTCACGGAGGAGGCCAAGAGAGGGGATGGCGCTCGGGCACTGAAAATACGGCCGGAATAGTCGGTTTCGGCAAGGCTGCTGCTTTAGCCTCTGACAGGCTTGCCAAGGACGAGCCGGAAAAAGAAAGAAATTTGCGCGATCGGCTGATAGACGGAATCTTGGAGAAAATTGAAGATGCAATGCTCACAGGCCACAGAAAGGAACGCTTGCCCTTCCACGCGAGCTTCTGTTTCCGTTACATTGAGGGAGAATCCTTGCTTTTGCGTCTGGATGCCCTGGGGATCGGAGCAAGCAGCGGTTCGGCCTGCACATCGGGCAGTCTTGAGCCAAGCCATGTCTTGCTAGCCATAGGGTTGCCTCACGAGATAGCCCACGGTTCTTTGAGGCTTACCCTTGGGAAGGATACAAGCGAGGAAGACATAGATTACGTATTGGAAAATTTGCCAAAAGTAGTAGAGTCGTTAAGGGCCATGTCCCCTTACGGCAAAAGGGGGTAATATGTAATGTATACGGAAAAGTTAATGCAACTTTTCATGGATCCTAAAAACGTCGGAAGAATTGAAGACGCCGACGGCATAGGAGAGGTGGGAAATCCCATCTGCGGAGACGTTATGAAGATCTATCTGAAGATTGAAGACGACCGCATAGTAGACGTGAAATTTGAGACCTTCGGATGCGCGGCGGCCATTGCAACGAGCTCCATGGTTACTGAGCTTGTTAAGGGCAAAACGATAGAGGAAGCTTTGAAGGTATCTAACAAAGATGTTGCCGAAGCGCTTGGCGGACTTCCGCCACAAAAAGTCCACTGTTCATTGCTTGCCGAAGAAGGCATTAAAGCAGCTGTAGACGACTATCTGGCGAAAAAGGACAAAACTAAAAGGGAAGCGAGCGAAACAAGGCAATGTGCGAAGGCATAGTGTGGGCGGTCTGCCTTTCAAAGAAAAAGGGCACCGTCAAGGAAGATGTAGGCGAAGCCACTCTCGTCGAAGGAATGGGCCTTGAAGGCGATGCTCATGCCGGTTTCATGCACAGACAGGTGAGCTTACTTGCCCTTGAAGATATAGAGAAAATGCGGGAAAAGATGCCAAATTTGGGTCCGGGCAGTTTTGCGGAAAATATAACGGTGAAAGGCCTCGATATGGACAGCCTGTCAATCGGAGACAGGGTAAGCGTCGGCGATACTCTGCTCGAGGTCACGCAGATAGGAAAGGAATGCCATAGCAAATGCGAAATTTTCAAAATAACCGGAGACTGCATAATGCCCAAAAAGGGAATCTTCTGTGCCGTCATTAAGGGCGGCCGTGTCAAGAAAGGCGATGTCGTAAAAAAGGTCAAGAAATAACTTTAGAAATAGCGTTATAAAACAAATAGCAGGCTTAGAGCGAGGCCTGCTATTTGTTTTTTTTATTTTCCCTTGAAGGACTAAAATCATATCGACATTCAAGCCAGCCTATAAATTTATATTTACTTTAAGTGTTTGTAGGAAAGGGCACATATAAATCCACCGTCTTCCCTTCCTTGTCTTTGCGCTTCCCTTTCGAGCTCCAATGCTTTTTCCCTATCCTCAAAATTAAAATCAGGCGGAATGAACAAAACCGCCTTGCCCTGAACGTTTTTCCCAGGCATGGCAGCAATAAGCTCATCCAGCGTTCGAAAGTGGGCATGTCTAAAGACGCTTTCAGGATCTTTCTTGGCCTTTTTCTCGTAATACCTGCTCCAGGCGCTTCCTCCTCCAATGAGGCCGATTACCATGCGGCCGCCCGGTTTCAGCACACGATAAATGTCTAACAGGGTTTTCTTTAAATCAGAGGAGAATTCTAAAGCCGAAAGAGAAACAGCTGCATCGAAAGTTTCATCCTCGAAAGGCAGCTCGTTAGCGTCGGCACAGCAAAAGTTTATGCAGAGATTTTCCCTCGCTGCCTTCTCTCGCGCCTTAACAAGCATCGCCTCAGAGATATCTATGCCGGTGACCATTTAAGAACGATAGATAGGTGTAGTTTTCGCCTTGTGCCCTCTCCAAGAAGGCGTCAAGGTATTTGGCAGCGGCAGTCAGTTCTAGGCTTTCCAAGTTAGCTTTTGTCATTACAAGCTCTATCATTTTGTATTCACCTCAAGATAGGACGTCGTAAACTACAAGCGATCGCCTTTGGACTTCCAAAGACGCAAGCTTCGTCGCCCTAGGTTTGGGATAGAGGCGTCCTTCTGCTTCTTTTTTTCACGCGCATCCGATACCTTAAAAGCTTTTAAGGCCGAGCGTATTGGTAATATTATTTTTTATGGCCATTGGCCATAGTGGTAAGAGCCTCCTTTTTCATGGGTTTGGTTGGTTCTTACCACAATTGTATTTTCAAATCCAAATTCCATATTAAAGAGTATAGAGCCTTGATTCGAGGGCTCTATACTCTGAAGTAAGGGCACAAAAATACTTCAGCGCATTAATGAATTTTAATAACAAATAACTTAAGCGCATCAACAATATCTAGTATTCCATATTAACGCGATAATATATCTCGTATTATCAATTTATTTCGACGGTTCTTCTGCTATAAAGCTTTTAGTCTTTCTGTAGTTCCCTTATATACGCTTCCTTGGACCTTTCAATATGTTTCCTGGCCCAGTCTTGTGCCTTTTTGGAATTACGAGATATTAAGGCCTCTAAGATCTCAGCATGTTCTTTTGCGGCCTCCAATTTTCTGCCCGGAAAAGAGTAACCCACGTGAGTGTAGGCCTTTATGCATTCCCTGAGGTCCATCAATATCTGATAAAGCTTTTTGTTTCCCGATAAACTGAACAAACGTTCGTGAAAGAGCATGTGGATTTTTTCAAGCTCTTCGTCGTCGTTTATTTCGATACATCTATGCATATCGTCCATCAATTTCTTGAGGTAAGAGATATCCTCGGCAGTAACGTTATCAACTGCTTTACTAGCGGCAAGCCCTTCCAGGACCTCTCTGACGTCATAGGTATCTATCACTTCCTTCGGCGTGGGCCTTGCCACGATTACGGCCTTCTTTGAAATCTGAACAGCCAGCCCCATTGACTTTAAGCGCTGTATCGCCTCTCGAACAGGCGTGCGCGAAACTCCTAGCTTTTCTGCAAGATCACGCTCTATTAGGACATCACCCGGCTTTAGCTCTCCACACAGTATTGCTTTTTTAAGTACATCAAATACCTTATCGCTGATGTTTACATCAATCAGTGGTCTGATAACACTTGAATTCTCCATTCTTCATCCCCGCTTAAAATAATATGTCGATCTGGATTATTGTTTTTAAGTATACCAAATATCAAAGTCCAATTCCAACTAAACCCTTGACTAATAGCACGAGTTTAACTCGTGGTAAATCCTAAATGTGTCTACTGAAATACTAACTTGACAGCTGTTAACTTTTTGAATATTATGATATCATAGAGCAAGGGAAGATGGGGTTTTTCAGCAAACTAAGAATATAAAGGAAACAGGCCCTCATGCAAGAGAGGGCCTGTTTTTGTTAATCCAACTTAACTATACCTTACGACAGAGCCGCTATTTCTATCTCTATTGCCTTGACCTTCTGATCGACGAAGTTTTGAATCTTTTCGATGTGCTCAGGTTTCAGATGTTTAAACCTTCCCTGCAA from Acetomicrobium thermoterrenum DSM 13490 harbors:
- a CDS encoding class I SAM-dependent methyltransferase, which encodes MLVKAREKAARENLCINFCCADANELPFEDETFDAAVSLSALEFSSDLKKTLLDIYRVLKPGGRMVIGLIGGGSAWSRYYEKKAKKDPESVFRHAHFRTLDELIAAMPGKNVQGKAVLFIPPDFNFEDREKALELEREAQRQGREDGGFICALSYKHLK
- a CDS encoding FadR/GntR family transcriptional regulator gives rise to the protein MTRKELAISIYDQIKENKLGRDNKLPSERELANMFQVTRPLIREALAMLEAFGIIEVRDRQGIFIKEKAWSEISLPLSFLVDWPLDILPQVFEARLIIEPKAAAIAAKRRTQSDLEKLKETIFKIEELFKEDRSDKALLGEKWNSIFHAIVVATSHNDVLCRIHEGIIRLYERNVSSFPREKAPMPFEKWPKEIWMEHAGIVDAIEEGNAAEAERRAHEHVLISQERIYRFTQSLGLQFFVPLNGHAKEDDLHARA
- a CDS encoding MOSC domain-containing protein; amino-acid sequence: MCEGIVWAVCLSKKKGTVKEDVGEATLVEGMGLEGDAHAGFMHRQVSLLALEDIEKMREKMPNLGPGSFAENITVKGLDMDSLSIGDRVSVGDTLLEVTQIGKECHSKCEIFKITGDCIMPKKGIFCAVIKGGRVKKGDVVKKVKK
- a CDS encoding GntR family transcriptional regulator, which gives rise to MENSSVIRPLIDVNISDKVFDVLKKAILCGELKPGDVLIERDLAEKLGVSRTPVREAIQRLKSMGLAVQISKKAVIVARPTPKEVIDTYDVREVLEGLAASKAVDNVTAEDISYLKKLMDDMHRCIEINDDEELEKIHMLFHERLFSLSGNKKLYQILMDLRECIKAYTHVGYSFPGRKLEAAKEHAEILEALISRNSKKAQDWARKHIERSKEAYIRELQKD
- the nifU gene encoding Fe-S cluster assembly scaffold protein NifU → MYTEKLMQLFMDPKNVGRIEDADGIGEVGNPICGDVMKIYLKIEDDRIVDVKFETFGCAAAIATSSMVTELVKGKTIEEALKVSNKDVAEALGGLPPQKVHCSLLAEEGIKAAVDDYLAKKDKTKREASETRQCAKA
- the nifS gene encoding cysteine desulfurase NifS produces the protein MSRFVYLDHSATTPVDQRVVEAMLPFFSIDFGNPNSLHAWGRKARQAVDQARDEVSRLINAEPSEIIFTGGGSEADNIAIKGVAFAKKDKGRHIITSAIEHHAVLDTCKWLEKEGFDITILPVDEYGTIRPEELRKAIRPDTILVTIHFANNEIGTVQPIEQLGSICREQGVLFHTDAVQAAGHIPVDVKKLPIDLMTMAAHKMYGPKGVGALYIKKGVKIVPLIHGGGQERGWRSGTENTAGIVGFGKAAALASDRLAKDEPEKERNLRDRLIDGILEKIEDAMLTGHRKERLPFHASFCFRYIEGESLLLRLDALGIGASSGSACTSGSLEPSHVLLAIGLPHEIAHGSLRLTLGKDTSEEDIDYVLENLPKVVESLRAMSPYGKRG
- a CDS encoding 3-isopropylmalate dehydratase large subunit; this translates as MHALEKLLAKASGKSSVKTGEIVEAEVDLAEVNDLYLQVIKSFYEMGGKKVAHPERVAFVFDHYSPPPTIKAADNQKQMREFCEKMGINMLYDIGEGVCHQLLAESGLVGPGKVVIETDSHTTTLGALGSFATGVGATDLAIILLTGRLWFKVPSIVNINLDGKPPFPVMAKDVILHVLGKLKQDAAIYQAIEFTGSTLSSMEMDERFVLCNMSVEMGAKTAYIQPDEITFGFLEAMGTKREDFDVLTTDEGFTYSIVHHIDVSDLKPQIALPGSVDNVTNVEEVEGTPATQVFIGTCTGGRLNDIKVASEILKGKSVAKNVRCIVIPASKKVFKDALKLGYVQTLIDAGAVFVTPGCGPCLGAHEGVLAPGDVCVSTSSRNFPGRMGSTQASIYIASPATAAASAISGRITDPRKIL